Within Actinosynnema pretiosum, the genomic segment CGCTGTCGTCGAACCCGGCCGCCGCCGCGTCGTGCCGGTCCGCCGCGTACACCACCCGGTCCACCCGCGCCCACAGCGCGGCCGACAGGCACAGCGGGCAGGGCTCGCACGAGGACACCAGCACGCACCCGGTCAAGCTGAAGTCGCCCAGCGCCCGGCAGGCCGCCCGGATCGCCACGACCTCCGCGTGCGCGGTCGGGTCGAGGTCGGCGGTCACCCGGTTCGCGCCGGTGGCCACCACCTCGTCCCCGCGCGCCACCAGCGCCCCGAACGGCCCGCCGCCGTCCGCGACGTTGCGCACCGCCAGGTCCACCGATCGCCGCAACCAGTCCGGCTCCCGCTCCGCGCCCATGCCGATCCCTCCTCGTCGTGACCGCGCCCCGCCCGTGCCTGCGGGAACGCGCAGTGCCGCCCGCGCCCGGTCCCCGGCGCGGGCGGGGGTGGTCAGCTGCCCCGGTAGGTCGAGTACGCGAACGGCGACAGCAGCAGCGGCACGTGGTGGTGCGCGTCCGGGTCGCTCACCCGGAACGACAGCACCACCTCGGGGAAGAACTCCGACACGCCGCCGGTGTCGAACACCAGCCGGTGCACCCCGACCTCGGGCGACGGCCACCCGGTGATCCGCCCGTCCGGGCCCGTGCGCCCCTCGGCGAGCACCTCGCCACCGCGCTCCAGCCGGACCGGGACGCCCTCGGCGGGCCTGCCGAGCGCGGCGTCGAGCACGTGCGTGCTGATGGTCACCGAAGGACCTCCTCGTGGGCCGGGCGGCCAGTACACCCGCGCGGGGGCCCACCCGGCTACGGAGCCGCCGCACGAGCACCAGCCTGCCGCGCCCGGCGGTTTCGTGCTTTCCTACGAGCCCGGTCGGAGGAAGCCGGTGATGCGGAGGTCGCGCGGTGCTGGTGGGCGACCTGCTCCGGATGCCGGACCTGCGGCTGCGCGCCCGCACCGGGGACCGCTGGCTGGACCGGCCGGTGACCGGGGCGCGCACCACCGAGCTGACCGATCCCGGCCGCTACCTGGACGGCGGCGAGCTGGTGCTGTCCGGGCTGCACTGGCACCGCGCCGACGCCGACTGCGCGCCGTTCGCCTCGGCGCTGGTCGGGGCGGGCGCGTCGGCGCTGGCCGCGAGCCGGGCGGGCGCGGGGGAGCTGCCGGACGCGCTCGTCGCCGCGTGCCTGGCGGTCGGGCTGCCGCTGCTGGAGGTGCCCGAGGACGTCTCGTTCGGGGCGGTGGCGGAGCGGGTCGTGCTGGAGCTGGCCGGTGGCGCGGGCGCGCGGCTGGCCGGGCACCGCAGGCTGGTCGCGGCGGCGGGGGAGGGGCTGGAGCGGCTGGTCGCGGTCGGGGCGGCGGAGCTGGGCGCGCCGTGCCGGGTGCTGTCCACCACCGGGCGCCTGGTGGCCGGGCCCGACCTGCCGCACGAGCGGCGCGCGGCGCTGGTGCGCGACTACTTCGACGCCGAGCGGCTGCCCGCGGCGGTGCGGCGCACCGCGCTCCTGCCGGTCCGCGCGCGCTCGACGACCGGCTGGCTGCTGGCGGTGGACGGCGGCCACGCGCACGACCCGACCGCCCTGGAACTGGCCGACCTGCTGGCCCTGGAGCGCGCGCGGGTGCTGCGGGAGCGCGCGGCGGCCACCCGCGCGGCGACCCCGCTGCTCCGCGCCCTGACCACCGGCACGGGCGAGCTGTCGACCCGCGCGGCGGCGGCCGGCCTGCCGGAGGGCGCACCGCTCCGGGTGGTCGTGCTGTCCACTTCGGACGGCCAGGAGGCCTTGCCGCTGCTGGAGGAACTCCTCGCACCGCTCGCGCCGGACGCGCTGGCGGGCCTCTGGGGCGCGGGCTCAGGGCAGGCTGCGGGCACGGGGGCGGACGACCTGCTCGGCGCGGGCGGCACGGGCACGGGGGCGAGCGCGAACCCGCCGGACGGAGGACCGCCGCCCCCGGCCACCGCCCCCCGCACCGCCTGCGCCGTGCTCCGCACCCCCACCGACCCGTCCCCGGCCCTCCGCCGAGCCCTCCGCACCGCCCTCCCCGCCCTGGCGGGCCGCAGGGTCCTGGTCGGCGTCTCCTCCCAGGTCCGCGCCGCGGCCCTGCGCGGGGCCGCGCAGGAGGCCCGCTGGGCGCTGGCGCTCGCCGCCGAGCGCGGCGCCCGCACCGAGGTCGTCCCCGCCGCCGAGATCCCCCCGCACCGACTCCTCCTGGCCGCGATCCCCGATCAGGCGCGCGCCGACCTGCGCCGCCGCCTGCTCGGCCCCCTCCTCGACCACGACGCCGCGCGCGGCGCCGACCTCCTGAACACCCTGCGGGGGTTCCTGGACTGCTCCGGCTCCTGGACCACCACCGCCGAGCGGCTGCACGTGCACGTCAACACCCTGCGGTACCGAATCGGCCGGGTGGAGGAGCTGCTCGGCGTCGACCTGTCCCGCTTCGACCGGCGGGTCGACCTGTTCCTCGCCCTCCAGGCCGGGTGACCGGCCGCCCCGCCCTGACCTGTCGATTCCCCGTCCCCCCTTCACGCCACCCCGCTCCTGCGGAAAACTCCGGAACCGGACGTCCCGAGCCCGTCGAGCGAAGGAGCTGTCACCGCGTGATCCGCACCACCGGAGCCGTCACCGCCCTCGTCGCGGGGCTCGTCACCGCCCTCGCCGCGCCCCCGCCCGCCGTCGCGAGCCCCGAGCCCCCGGCCCGGCACGCCTTCCCCGCGGAGTTCCCCCTCCCCGACGGCTTCCTGCCCGAGGGCATCGCCATCGGCGACCGCCCCACCGCCTACTTCGGCTCCCGCGCCGACGGCGACCTCTACCGCGTCGACCTGCGCACCGGTCGCGGCGAGGTGTTCAGCCAGGGGCCCGGCACCGCCTCCGTCGGCCTCGAGGTCGACCGGGCGGACCGCCTCTTCGTCGCGGGCGGCGCGGCGGGTGACGGCCGGGTGGTCGACGCGCGCTCCGGCGCCGTCCTCGCCTCCTACCGCTTCGCCCGTGACGCCGACACCTTCGTCAACGACGTGGTCGTCACCCGAACCGCCGCTTACTTCACCGATTCCCGCAAGGCGCTCCTCTACCGCCTCCCGCTCGGTCGCGCTGGTGAGTTGCCCTCGGAATTCGACGTCGTCCCGCTCACCGGCGACTTCTCCCTGACCCCAGGTGTGAACAACGCCAACGGCATCACCACCACCCCGGACGGGCGCGCGTTGTTGGTCGTGCAGAGCAACACCGGGAAGTTGTTCCGGGTGAACCCGGACACCGGGCTCGCGCGCGAAGTCGACCTCGGCGGGGAAGTGCTCACGAACGGTGACGGGCTGCTGCTCGACGGCCGCGGGCTCCACGTCGTGCAGAACCGCCTGAACACCGTCGCGCTGTTCTCGCTCGACCGCGCCGGGACCGCTGCGTCGCTGGTCACGAGGGTGACCGACCCGCGCTTCGACGTGCCGACGACGATCGCCCGGTTCGGCGATCGGCTCTACCTGCCCAACGCCCGCTTCACCACCGAACCCACTCCCACCACTCCGTACAACGCCGTGGCGATTGTCAAGCCGTGACGTTCCGGGACCGCTGAGTCCCTAATGTCCCCCCTAGTTCCCAACGGCCCCCTGTTCGGGTGATCGCTCGACTGGGTAGCCTCTGTCTACGCGCTGTGCGTGATCGCGGTCTCTTCGTTACTTTGATCTTGGGTGTTAACGTTCTGTTCGCCGATCGGGTGAACGAAGAGGCGGCTCGCTGTCACGCCCGCGTTTACCGGCAAGCAGGAAGTTCACGAGGCTGCGGAGCGCTGTGAAGCAGAAGGACAAGGTGGAGGCGGGCACCAACCAGAAGACCATCCGCTCACGGCTCACCAGCGTGGTGGTCGTGCCCAGCGTGGTGCTCCTGGTGATGTGGCTGGCCTTCACCTCCTATACGGTCTTCGACGGCTTCTACACCCGCGCGGTCGCGGTCAGCGTCAAGGACGCGTCGATCCCCGCGGTGAAGGCGTTCACCGCGCTCCAGGAGGAGCGCAAGACCGCGATGTCGGTGCTCGCCAAGGGCACCCAGGACCTGACCGCGCTGCACGAGCGGCAGCGCGTCGTGGACGAGGCGAGCACCGTGATGCGGGCCGCCTTCGACTCCGTCTACGACAGCGCGCCCGACCAGGTCAAGGCCCGCATCAACGAGCTGAACGCCCTGCTCGGCGAACTGCCGCAGCGGCGCGCCCAGGTCGAGACGGGCAAGGTCCAGCGGACCGAGGTCTACAACTACTACAACCGCGTCCTCGACGCGGGCACCACCCTGTTCGACACCCAGGCCCGCGTCGTCCCCGACACCACGGCGGCGCACGGCGGCCTGACCGCGACCAACCTGTTCCGCGCCGCGGACTGGATGTCGCGCTCCACCTCCCTGGCCCCGGTCGTCATCGGCGCGGAGGACCCCAACCCGGAGGACCGGCTGGAGCTGGTCAACCTGATCGCCTCCTACCACTCCCTCATGGTCACCACCGGCCCGGTCGTCGAGGACCAGCTCAAGGAGCGCTACGCGGCCCTCACCGGCTCGCCCGAGTGGGCCACGCTCTCCAAGCTGGAGAACGACCTCATCACCGACCCCGACGCCCGGATCAGGCTCGCCGACTGGGAGACCGCCGCGGGCCCGGTGGGCGAGCGGCTGATCGACCTCGCGGTCCAGCAGGCCACCGTCGCCTCCGACGCGGGCCTGAACCGCAGCAACAGCCAGTTCATCACCGTGCTGGTCTCCAGCCTGGTCGCCCTCATCGTCGTGCTCGGCGGCATCCTCACCGCCGTGCGCACCTCGAACCGGCTGGTCAACCGCGCGCTGATCACCCGCCTGGTGTCGCTCAAGAACGACTCGCTGACCCTGGCGCACGAGCGGCTGCCCGACATCGTCGACCGGCTCCGCGACGGCAAGCACGTCGACGTGGAGGCCGAGGTCCCGCCGCTGGACTACGGCAGCGACGAGATCGGCCAGGTGGCCGACGCGTTCAACGCCGCCCAGTTCACCGCCGTGGCCGCCGCGGTCAAGGAGAGCCAGGCCCGCGAGGGCGTCAACCGGGTCTTCCTCGACATCGCCCACCGCAACCAGGGCCTGGTGCACCGCCAGCTGAAGATCCTGGACAAGCTGGAGCGCGAGGAGGAGAACCCCGAGCAGCTCGACGCGCTGTTCCAGCTCGACCACCTGGCCACCCGCGCCCGCCGCAACGCCGAGAACCTGATCATCCTGGCGGGCGAGAACCCCGGACGGCAGTGGCGCAAGCCCGTGCGGCTGCTGGACGTGCTGCGCGCGGCCGTCGCCGAGACCGAGCAGTACGTGCGGGTCAAGGTCAACCCGGTGCCCGAGGTCGCGCTGGTCGGCGCCTCGGTCGCGGACACCATCCACCTGATCGCCGAGCTGGTCGACAACGCCACCGCGTTCTCCTCGCCCCGCTCGCAGGTGCAGATCCACGCCAGCGAGGTGCCGCAGGGCGTCGTGGTCGAGATCGAGGACCACGGCCTGGGCATCAGCCCCGAGGACCGCGACGCGCACAACGCGATGCTGGCCGACCCGCCCGAGTTCGACGCGATGCGCCTGCGCGGCGAGTCGCGGCTGGGCCTGTTCGTGGTCGCCCGACTGGCCGCGCGCCGGGGGGTCCACGTGGAGCTGCGGGAGTCGCCGTACGGCGGCACCCTGGCGATGGTCCTCGTGCCATCGTCGAGCGTGGCCGCGCCGAACACGCCCACCGAGTCCGACACGACCATGCTGCTGTCCAGGCGCAGCCTGCACGAGCACGTGATCCCCAGGCAGCACCCCGACCTGGTGGACGAGGCGGACGAGGAGGAGGAGACCACGACGTTTCCCGACAGCTCGCGGGAGCTGGAGGGTTTCTGGGCGCAGGCCGAAGCCGCTGCGAACGAGGATTCCCGAGCAGCGGAAGGGCGACTGAGCGGAGGGCTCGACCTGTCCTCGCACAGCGGCTCGCTGGAGCCGCCCCGGCGCACCCGACCCGAACCCGAGCGCGAACGACCCGCCGACACCGGCCGCCGCCGCGCCGACGCGGGCGGCAGGCCCGAACTGCCCCGAAGGCGCAGGCAGCAGCACATCGCGCCGCAGCTGCTGCGCACCGACTTGACCCCGACGTCCGAACCGCTGTCCGAGGGCCCCGCCGACCAGCAGTCCGCCGACCAGGTCCGCAAGGACTTCTCGGCGTTCCAGCGCGGCACGCGGGACGCCCGCCGCCGCGACGAGGCGCCCGAATCCTGATCCGCAGTGGACGGACGACCGGAACCCGGAAAGGCAATTCCCTGATGAGCGACATGGGCCAGCACAACGAACTCAACTGGTTGTTGGAAGACCTGGTCTCCCGCGTGGTCGGCGCCCGACACGCGGTCGTGCTGTCCGCGGACGGCCTCCTGCTCGGACGCTCCGCAGGGCTGTCCAAGGACGACTCCGACCACCTCTCCGCGATGGCCTCGGCCTTCCAGTCACTGGCCAGGGGCACCGGCCGCCACTTCGGCGGCGGCAAGGTGCGCCAGACCATCGTGGAGATGGAGCACGCCTACCTGTTCGTCACCGCGGCCGGGCACGGCGCGTGCCTCGCGGTGCTCGGCGAGGAGGACTCGGACATGGGCATGATCGCCTACGAGATGAACATGCTGGTGAAGCGGGTGGGAACCTACCTGTCCTCCGCCCCCAGGGGCGGATCCGTGCTCCCCGGCGCGCGCAGGTCGTCATGAGCCGAGAGGACTCGTGGTACGACGAGGCGGCGGGCCCCCTGGTCCGCCCCTACGCGATGGTGCGCGGGCGGACCCGTCCCCTGCGCCCCGAGCTGCACCTGGTCACCCAGGTGCGCGCGATGCCGTCGCCCTCGGACCCCGACGCGCTCTCGGTGGAGCACCTGGAGATCATGGAGCTGTGCAGGCGACCGCTGTCCGTCGCGGAGGTCGCCGCCTACCTGGACGTGCCGCTGATGGTGGTGAAGGTGCTGCTCAGCGACCTGATCCAGCGCGGTGACGTCGTCGTGCGCGACCCGTCGCGGGTCGCCGAGATCCCCGACCGGAACCTGTTGCAGGCTGTGCTGGATGGTGTTCGTGGAATCTGATCGGTCGGGCGGGGAGCTGCACGTCCCCACCCCAGTCAAGATCGTCATTGCCGGTGGTTTCGGCACCGGCAAGACGACCCTGGTCAACTCGGTCAGCGAGATCCCCGCGCTGCACACCGAGGAGGTGCTGACCGAGGCGGGCGTCGGCGTGGACGACGTGGTCGGGCTGGAGAACAAGGAGACCACCACGGTCGCCCTGGACTTCGGCCGCATCACCATCAACACCGAGGTGGTGCTCTACCTCTTCGGCACGCCCGGCCAGAACCGCTTCTGGTTCATGTGGGACGAGCTGGCCCACGGCGCCATCGGCGCGGTGGTCCTGGTCGACACCCGCAGGCTCGACAGCAGCTTCCCCTCGATCGACTTCTTCGAGCGGCGGGGCATCCCGTTCATCGTCGGGGTCAACTGCTTCGACGACGCCCACGGGTACGCGGCCGAGGAGGTCCGCAGCGCGCTCGACCTCGGCCCCGGCGTCCCGATCGTGCTGTGCGACGCGCGGGACCGGGAGTCGAGCAAGTCGGTCCTGGTGAGCTTGATCCAGCACACCATGGACCGGCTCGACGCGATGGCCTGAGTCAGGCGGGTTGGGCTGCGGGGGCGCCTCGACGCTCCCGCAGCGCCGCCAGGTAGCGGGCGAAGTCCACCTGGACCGAGTCGCCCGCCGTGCGCCCGTAGCGCGCCCTGGCGGCCTCCAGGTGGGTCCGCACCTCGGCCTCCATCTCCTCGACCGGCGGCAGGGCCGCGCGCCCCTGCACCAGGTCCGCGATCCACCGGCCCTGCTCCTCGACCAGTCGCGTGATCGCGCCGAACGGGCGGATCAGCCCGGCGAAGTACAGCCCGCTCTCCCTCGGCGGCACGACGCGCTGGTAGAGCGCGAGCTGCCCGCCCGGCTCGAACCCGAGGCCGTCCGGCAGGAACGGGAACTCGATGTGGAACCCGGTGCAGTGCACGATCTCGTCGACCTCCTCCGCGCTGCCGTCCGCGAAGCGCAGCACCGGCCCCTCGATCCGCTCGACGGCCCTTTTCGGGATGATCGCCCCGTGATTGATCCGGGAGAGCAGCTCGTCGGAGATGGTGAGCGGTCCGCCGAAAACGCGGTGGTCCGGTTCGAGGAGCCCGTAATCGGTCAGGTCGCCCCGGATGACGCGCAGCGAGAGCTCGATGAGCCTGCGCTGCTCCTCGAACGACATGCGCGCCCACCAGGGGGACGACGCGATTTCGTCGATGGCGGTGCCGAACATCGTCTTGGGCACCACGTGAACGCCCCGGCGCTGCACGACGAAAGTTTTCGCGCACACCCTTGACAATTCGACGGCGAGGTCTGCTGCGGTGTTGCCGAAACCGATGACGGCGACCCGCTTGCCCGCGTGCCCGGCGGGGGTCGAGTAGTCGGCGGAGTGGATGGCGCGACCGGTGAAGGTGTCCGCGCCGGGAATGCTCGGGGTGCGCGGGCTCCAGTGGTGGCCGGACGCCACGACGACGTGCCGGAAGTGGCGGACCTCGCTCGCGCCAGTGCTGTTGCATGTTGCAACCGCCCAGGTACCATCCGGTGACCGGGTGACCCCGAGGACGTCCGAGCCGAACTCCACGTGCTCGGTCACGCCCTTGTGCTCGGCGTAACTTCGCAGGTAGGAGGCCATCTGCTGGTGACTGGGGTAGCGCGGGTAGGAGTCGGGGACCGGGAAGTCGGAGTACCCGGTGAGGCCCTTCGAGGTGTTCAGGTGCAGCGAGCCGTACGCCGGCCCGCGATCACCCGGACCCCGGTGGCGCCACAGCCCGCCGACGTCGTCGGAGCGCTCGAGCACCGTCGTCGGGATTCCTCGGGAGCGCAGCGTTCCGGCGACGGCCAACCCCGAGATTCCCGCGCCGATCACGCACGTGTGATCGTCGCTGGGCCGGTCGGGGTATTGACTTGCTGAATTTCCGGTCACAAGTGATGCCACTCTTTCGGCCTAATTCGGTCACGCGCTGTGCGCTCCCGCGCGGTCCGCGCGGGCGATCGCTCCGCGATCCTCCATTGCGCACCAGTTGATCACACGGTAAACCTTGCGCCCGGAGGTGCCTAGTGTCCACTCGCCCTGCTGTGGTTCACGCCTCACGTCGTACGGCCTTGTACGAGGTGGCGGGAACCGCATATCGTGACTTCGCGGCCCAGCAGTGGGTGGCCGCCTGCGCTGCGCTGGATTTTCCGTTCAGCGAGTTGTACCGGACCCTCCACGAGCTCGATTCGGTGCTCGGGCAATGGGCCGACGCGCCCATCGGTGAAGCCCCCCGATATCCGTCGTTCGTTTCCCGCGACGGTTTTCCCCTGGAGTTCTCGGTGAGCTGGCGCGGCGGCGTCGGCGAGGTCAGGGTGCTCTTCGAGTCCCTCGGGGCCGAGCCCACCGCCAAGGGGGCCCAGGAGGCCGGACGCGCCCTCACCAGGGCGCTGGGCGTGCTGCCGGGCGTCTCCCTCGACCGCTACCTGCGGGTGGAGGACCTGTACGTCGCCGACGACCCGGTCCCGTACCGGCCCGCCGTCTGGCACTCCCTGGCGCACCGCAGGGGCGAGGCGAGCCGCTACAAGGTCTACCTGAACCCGCAGACCAGGGGCGTGGACCGGGCGCACGCGGTGATGCGCGAGACCATGCGCAGGCTCGGCCTGGAGCGGGCCTGGGACCACGTCGAGCGCGCGGGCCTCGACCCCGGCCGGGACGTGCTGGAGTTCGTCGCGCTCGACCTGGACGAGCGGGCGGAGGCCAGGGTCAAGGTCTACTACCGCCACCTCGGCGAGGTCGACCTCGACCGCGTCGCCTCGCTCGCCCGCAGGCACGACCCGGCGCTCGCCGCCCCGGTCTACCGGGCCGTGTACGGCGACGATGCCCCGGTCAACGAGCCCATGACCTGCCTGGCGTTCCGCGAGGGCCTGGACACCCCCGACGAGGCCAACCTGTACCTGCGCCTGCCCAGCGTGGTCGCCTCGGACGCGGAGGCCGCCGACCGGGTCGCCGCCGCGATGCGCCTGTGCGGCCTGGACCCCCGGCCCCACCACGACGTGGCGTCCGCGCTCGCGCCGCTGCCGCTGGACTCGGTGGTCGGGCTGCACGAGCTGCTCAGCTTCCGCACCTCCTCGGGCGCGCGTCCGGACCTGGGCGTGTACTTCCGGTTCGGCGTCTACGACTCGTCCGTGGACGGCACCCACGCCTGACCCGGACGCCGCACCCGCGCGGGGAGCGCAGGGGGCCGGTCGCGCTACGGTCGGCGCATGGCCACCGCCGAGGAGATCACCCGCCACCACCAGCCCGGCCCGGAGAACCCGTGGGTCCAGGGCGCGCCGCAACCGGAGGCGGTCGTCATCGCCCCGTACGACCCGGCCTGGCCCGCCCGGTACGCCGAGCTGGCGCGGGACGTCCGCGCCGCCCTCGGCGACGTCGCGCTGGACGTGGAGCACGTCGGCTCCACCTCGGTGCCCGGCCTGGCGGCCAAGAACGTCGTCGACCTCGACGTCACCGTCGCCGACCCGACCGACGAAACCGCCTACGCGCCCGCGCTGGAGGCCCTCGGCTACGTGCTGACCGTGCGGGAGCCCTCGTTCCACGAGCACCGCTGCTTCCGGCTCGTCGAGCCGAGGGCGAACCTGCACGTCTTCGGCCCCGACTGCCCCGAGGTGATCAGGCACCGGATGTTCCGCGACTGGCTGATCGCCCACCCGGACGAGAGGGAGCGCTACGCCGAGGCCAAGCGCGCCGCGGTCCCCGGCGGCGGCACGGTCATGGACTACAACCGGCGCAAGGAGGACGTGCTGCGCGGGATCTACGCCCGCATGTTCGCGGCGGCCGGCCTGCTCTGACCGGCCGCCGGGGGCGGGCGCTCAGCGGTAGTCGTGGAACCCGCGCCCGCTCTTCTTGCCGAGCAGCCCCGCGTCGACCATGCGCAGCAGCAGCGGGGGAGCGGCGTGCAGCGGCTCCTTGTGCTCCTCGTACAGCGAGTCCGCGATCGCCTTGACCGTGTCCAGCCCGATCAGGTCGGCCAGCCGCAGCGGGCCCATCGGGTGCGCGCAGCCCAGCACCATGCCGCTGTCCACGTCCTCGGCCGTGGCGAACCCGGACTCGACCATCCGGATCGCGGACAGCAGGTAGGGCACCAGCAGCGCGTTCACCACGAACCCGGCCCGGTCGGTCGCCCGGATCACCTGCTTGCCCAGCACGTCGGTGGCGAACGCCTCGGCGCGGGCCAGCACGTCCGCGCCGGTCAGCATCGACGGCACCAGCTCCACCAGCTTGAGCACCGGCACGGGGTTGAAGAAGTGGACGCCGACGACCTGCTCGGGCCGCCTCGTCGCCCGCCCGAGCCGGGTGATCGGGATGGAGGAGGTGTTGGACGCCAGGATCGCGTCGGGCCGCTCGACCACCTCGTCCAGCTCGGCGAACACCCGCGCCTTGACCGCCTCCTGCTCGGCGACCGCCTCCACGACCAGGTCCCGGTCCGCGAGGTCGCCGACCTCGGTGCTGAACCGCAGCCTGCCCAGCGCCGCGTCCCGCTCCCCGGCGTCGAGCTTCCCGCGCGCCACGGCCCGCTCCAACGACCCGGCCACCCGCTCGCGGGCCGCGTCCGCCGCCTGCCCGGAGACCTCGCGGACGACCACGTCGACCCCGGCCCTCGCGCACACCTCGGCGATGCCCGCGCCCATCAACCCGCCACCGACCACGCCCACGCGCTGAATGTCGCTCACGACCCGATCCTGCCGGCACCGCCGCCCGCCCACCGGCTCCCGGCAGCGGCCCGCCCCGCCGGCTCGCCGGCGGGGCGGGGTCCCGTGCTCAAGTCCGGCGGCCGGTCAGCCGCTCAGCCCGGACCGGCCGCTCACTCCGGCTCCGGGTCCGCTCCCAGGTCGTCGCGGGGCGCGGTGGGTTTCACCGAGGCCCCCGTCGCCGGTTTGGTCGTCGCGGCCGGTTTGGTCGCGGCCGTGGCGGGTTTGGTGGTGGTGGTGGTCGGTTTCGCGGTGGTCGTGGTCGGCTTCGCCGTCCCGGCCTGCACGCCGTGCAGCGTCCCGAAGTTCTGCGTCCAGTACAGCCGGTTCTTCTTGTCCGGCGCGTACGCGACGCCGAGGTCCAGGTAGGCGCAGTTCATGATGTTCGCCTTGTGCACCGGGCTGTTCATCCAGGCCTTCACCACCTCGGCGGGCGTCTTCTGGCCGAACGCGACGTTCTCCCCGATGGTCTGCCAGTCGTACCCGGCCCGGTCGATCCGCTGGGAGGGGTTGCTCCCGTCCTTGCCGGTGTGGCTGAGCGTGTCCGTCTTGGCCATCTCGTCGTTGTGGCCCTTGGCCGCGGCGGCGAGCTTGTCGTTCCAGGCCAGCGCTGGGCAACCGCCCGCCACCCGCTCCTGGTTCGTCAGCTGCCGCACCTGCTCCTCGTAGCTGGGGGCGGTGGTGGCGGGCGCGGCCACCGCGAATCCCGCCGCGGCGAACAGCGCCGCGATGGCCGCCCCTGCTGCGAGCGTCCTGTGC encodes:
- a CDS encoding nucleoside deaminase, whose product is MGAEREPDWLRRSVDLAVRNVADGGGPFGALVARGDEVVATGANRVTADLDPTAHAEVVAIRAACRALGDFSLTGCVLVSSCEPCPLCLSAALWARVDRVVYAADRHDAAAAGFDDSAFHDLLARPRETWDLPVLRVPTEVDTAPFDAWRAHQGRVDY
- the uraH gene encoding hydroxyisourate hydrolase, encoding MTISTHVLDAALGRPAEGVPVRLERGGEVLAEGRTGPDGRITGWPSPEVGVHRLVFDTGGVSEFFPEVVLSFRVSDPDAHHHVPLLLSPFAYSTYRGS
- a CDS encoding PucR family transcriptional regulator; translation: MGDLLRMPDLRLRARTGDRWLDRPVTGARTTELTDPGRYLDGGELVLSGLHWHRADADCAPFASALVGAGASALAASRAGAGELPDALVAACLAVGLPLLEVPEDVSFGAVAERVVLELAGGAGARLAGHRRLVAAAGEGLERLVAVGAAELGAPCRVLSTTGRLVAGPDLPHERRAALVRDYFDAERLPAAVRRTALLPVRARSTTGWLLAVDGGHAHDPTALELADLLALERARVLRERAAATRAATPLLRALTTGTGELSTRAAAAGLPEGAPLRVVVLSTSDGQEALPLLEELLAPLAPDALAGLWGAGSGQAAGTGADDLLGAGGTGTGASANPPDGGPPPPATAPRTACAVLRTPTDPSPALRRALRTALPALAGRRVLVGVSSQVRAAALRGAAQEARWALALAAERGARTEVVPAAEIPPHRLLLAAIPDQARADLRRRLLGPLLDHDAARGADLLNTLRGFLDCSGSWTTTAERLHVHVNTLRYRIGRVEELLGVDLSRFDRRVDLFLALQAG
- a CDS encoding SMP-30/gluconolactonase/LRE family protein — protein: MIRTTGAVTALVAGLVTALAAPPPAVASPEPPARHAFPAEFPLPDGFLPEGIAIGDRPTAYFGSRADGDLYRVDLRTGRGEVFSQGPGTASVGLEVDRADRLFVAGGAAGDGRVVDARSGAVLASYRFARDADTFVNDVVVTRTAAYFTDSRKALLYRLPLGRAGELPSEFDVVPLTGDFSLTPGVNNANGITTTPDGRALLVVQSNTGKLFRVNPDTGLAREVDLGGEVLTNGDGLLLDGRGLHVVQNRLNTVALFSLDRAGTAASLVTRVTDPRFDVPTTIARFGDRLYLPNARFTTEPTPTTPYNAVAIVKP
- a CDS encoding sensor histidine kinase, translating into MKQKDKVEAGTNQKTIRSRLTSVVVVPSVVLLVMWLAFTSYTVFDGFYTRAVAVSVKDASIPAVKAFTALQEERKTAMSVLAKGTQDLTALHERQRVVDEASTVMRAAFDSVYDSAPDQVKARINELNALLGELPQRRAQVETGKVQRTEVYNYYNRVLDAGTTLFDTQARVVPDTTAAHGGLTATNLFRAADWMSRSTSLAPVVIGAEDPNPEDRLELVNLIASYHSLMVTTGPVVEDQLKERYAALTGSPEWATLSKLENDLITDPDARIRLADWETAAGPVGERLIDLAVQQATVASDAGLNRSNSQFITVLVSSLVALIVVLGGILTAVRTSNRLVNRALITRLVSLKNDSLTLAHERLPDIVDRLRDGKHVDVEAEVPPLDYGSDEIGQVADAFNAAQFTAVAAAVKESQAREGVNRVFLDIAHRNQGLVHRQLKILDKLEREEENPEQLDALFQLDHLATRARRNAENLIILAGENPGRQWRKPVRLLDVLRAAVAETEQYVRVKVNPVPEVALVGASVADTIHLIAELVDNATAFSSPRSQVQIHASEVPQGVVVEIEDHGLGISPEDRDAHNAMLADPPEFDAMRLRGESRLGLFVVARLAARRGVHVELRESPYGGTLAMVLVPSSSVAAPNTPTESDTTMLLSRRSLHEHVIPRQHPDLVDEADEEEETTTFPDSSRELEGFWAQAEAAANEDSRAAEGRLSGGLDLSSHSGSLEPPRRTRPEPERERPADTGRRRADAGGRPELPRRRRQQHIAPQLLRTDLTPTSEPLSEGPADQQSADQVRKDFSAFQRGTRDARRRDEAPES
- a CDS encoding roadblock/LC7 domain-containing protein codes for the protein MSDMGQHNELNWLLEDLVSRVVGARHAVVLSADGLLLGRSAGLSKDDSDHLSAMASAFQSLARGTGRHFGGGKVRQTIVEMEHAYLFVTAAGHGACLAVLGEEDSDMGMIAYEMNMLVKRVGTYLSSAPRGGSVLPGARRSS
- a CDS encoding DUF742 domain-containing protein; translation: MSREDSWYDEAAGPLVRPYAMVRGRTRPLRPELHLVTQVRAMPSPSDPDALSVEHLEIMELCRRPLSVAEVAAYLDVPLMVVKVLLSDLIQRGDVVVRDPSRVAEIPDRNLLQAVLDGVRGI
- a CDS encoding GTP-binding protein translates to MVFVESDRSGGELHVPTPVKIVIAGGFGTGKTTLVNSVSEIPALHTEEVLTEAGVGVDDVVGLENKETTTVALDFGRITINTEVVLYLFGTPGQNRFWFMWDELAHGAIGAVVLVDTRRLDSSFPSIDFFERRGIPFIVGVNCFDDAHGYAAEEVRSALDLGPGVPIVLCDARDRESSKSVLVSLIQHTMDRLDAMA
- a CDS encoding flavin-containing monooxygenase, with product MIGAGISGLAVAGTLRSRGIPTTVLERSDDVGGLWRHRGPGDRGPAYGSLHLNTSKGLTGYSDFPVPDSYPRYPSHQQMASYLRSYAEHKGVTEHVEFGSDVLGVTRSPDGTWAVATCNSTGASEVRHFRHVVVASGHHWSPRTPSIPGADTFTGRAIHSADYSTPAGHAGKRVAVIGFGNTAADLAVELSRVCAKTFVVQRRGVHVVPKTMFGTAIDEIASSPWWARMSFEEQRRLIELSLRVIRGDLTDYGLLEPDHRVFGGPLTISDELLSRINHGAIIPKRAVERIEGPVLRFADGSAEEVDEIVHCTGFHIEFPFLPDGLGFEPGGQLALYQRVVPPRESGLYFAGLIRPFGAITRLVEEQGRWIADLVQGRAALPPVEEMEAEVRTHLEAARARYGRTAGDSVQVDFARYLAALRERRGAPAAQPA